A part of Liolophura sinensis isolate JHLJ2023 chromosome 1, CUHK_Ljap_v2, whole genome shotgun sequence genomic DNA contains:
- the LOC135465437 gene encoding beta-1,3-galactosyl-O-glycosyl-glycoprotein beta-1,6-N-acetylglucosaminyltransferase 3-like, with amino-acid sequence MRTILDYPITAFSKTEEDFSIAYSIRMHKDPEQVEMLLRAIYAPQNVYCIYIDKKSSPEVHEAMHNLSQCFPNVFIASHLEPFYYATRSQMEADLQCMRDLLHTSVPWKYYLNLAGQEFPLRSNREIVEMLTLMNGTNDIEVGKYVRGLRWRYLSRVIPDIEKGFRFDGQKLDKLGLNVTLYKGSAYGAFSRKFVQFVLSDSRVQRLRHWLADTFAPEETFFATVNAMSGAPGGYPVYVNQKAGEHISRVVLWKDTMYPPCQGVYVRGVCILTSPDLKWLVQRPQMFANKFDVNVDRSAVQCLLHNILLRRN; translated from the coding sequence ATGAGAACCATACTGGACTATCCAATCACGGCCTTCTCAAAAACCGAAGAAGACTTTTCCATTGCCTACAGTATCCGCATGCATAAGGACCCGGAACAGGTGGAAATGCTGTTGAGAGCTATCTACGCTCCACAGAACGtctactgtatatacatagataaGAAATCCTCACCTGAAGTACACGAAGCTATGCATAATTTGAGCCAGTGTTTCCCTAACGTCTTTATTGCATCGCATCTTGAACCGTTTTACTATGCGACGCGCTCTCAGATGGAGGCGGATCTTCAGTGTATGCGAGACCTCCTGCATACATCTGTGCCGTGGAAGTATTACCTCAATCTGGCTGGACAAGAGTTCCCTCTGAGATCCAACAGGGAGATCGTGGAAATGCTGACGCTGATGAATGGGACAAACGATATAGAAGTTGGCAAGTATGTTCGGGGGCTTCGCTGGAGGTACCTTAGCCGGGTGATTCCAGATATCGAGAAGGGATTCAGGTTTGACGGTCAAAAGCTAGACAAGCTTGGGCTGAACGTGACACTGTACAAGGGATCTGCTTACGGTGCTTTTTCCAGAAAGTTTGTCCAGTTCGTGCTGTCAGACAGTCGAGTTCAGCGACTTCGTCACTGGCTCGCGGATACATTCGCCCCTGAAGAGACTTTCTTCGCCACAGTCAATGCCATGTCTGGCGCCCCGGGCGGATACCCCGTTTACGTGAACCAAAAAGCTGGAGAGCATATCTCCAGGGTTGTTCTATGGAAAGACACGATGTATCCGCCGTGCCAAGGTGTGTATGTCCGTGGTGTGTGTATCCTGACCAGCCCGGACCTCAAATGGTTAGTACAGAGACCACAAATGTTTGCCAATAAATTTGACGTAAACGTTGACAGAAGCGCCGTCCAATGTCTTCTCCACAATATACTACTTCGCAGAAACTAA